One genomic region from Xyrauchen texanus isolate HMW12.3.18 chromosome 4, RBS_HiC_50CHRs, whole genome shotgun sequence encodes:
- the LOC127642888 gene encoding cytosolic arginine sensor for mTORC1 subunit 2-like isoform X1 codes for MCITNEKTQKMELHILEHSLKVASVAKEGIQACTHGLIKLAFLPSKTRCKFFSLTETPEDYTIIVDEDGFKELPESEYLSVADATWLALNVVSGGGSSTSSQPIGVTKIAKSVIAPLADHNISVFMLSTYQTDYILVRERDLPMVMHTLSSEFTLLRVVNGETVAANSIGVNNGFVKPKIVPRPIIHPLSSPSNMFCVTSLDPDTLPSVATLLMDVMFYSGGAKETEQNEDSGHIRFFSFSLIEGYISLVMDEQTTRRFPNNVLFTSASGELWKMVRIGGQPLGFDECGIVAQISEPLATADIPAYYISTFKFDHALVPEENIQSVIGALRTNESTRQ; via the exons AT gtgtaTCACAAATGAGAAGACGCAAAAGATGGAGCTACACATTTTAGAGCACAGTTTGAAAGTAGCAAGTGTAGCGAAAGAGGGCATCCAGGCTTGCACTCACGGATTAATCAAACTAGCTTTTCTGCCCTCTAAAACAAG ATGTAAATTCTTTAGTTTAACCGAAACACCAGAGGATTATACCATCATTGTGGATGAAGATGGCTTTAAAG agcTGCCGGAGTCAGAATATCTCAGTGTGGCAGATGCGACGTGGTTAGCTCTCAATGTGGTGTCAGGGGGCGGGAGCTCCACCAGTTCTCAGCCAATAGGTGTAACAAAAATAGCAAAGTCTGTCATCGCCCCGCTGGCTGATCACAACATCTCAGTTTTCATGCTGTCCACCTATCAAACGGATTATATATTG GTCCGTGAGAGGGACCTGCCCATGGTCATGCACACGCTATCTTCAGAGTTCACTCTCCTGAGGGTTGTCAACGGAGAAACGGTTGCTGCCAACAGTATTGGGGTCAACAATGGTTTTGTCAAGCCTAAAATAG TACCTCGGCCGATCATTCACCCTCTTTCCAGCCCCAGTAACATGTTCTGTGTTACCAGCCTGGACCCCGACACGCTGCCCTCGGTGGCCACGCTGCTCATGGACGTCATGTTCTACTCGGGCGG AGCAAAAGAGACTGAGCAGAACGAGGATTCTGGACACATCCGCTTTTTCTCGTTCTCGCTGATCGAAGGGTACATATCTCTGGTCATGGATGAGCAGACAACACGGAG ATTTCCAAACAATGTCCTCTTCACCAGCGCTTCAGGAGAGCTTTGGAAGATGGTTCGCATTGGAGGACAGCCTTTAGGGTTTG ATGAATGTGGCATTGTGGCTCAGATATCTGAACCTCTGGCGACCGCCGACATTCCAGCCTATTATATCAGTACCTTCAAATTTGATCATGCTCTG GTTCCTGAGGAGAATATCCAGAGCGTGATTGGAGCCTTGAGGACCAATGAGAGCACAAGACAGTGA
- the LOC127642888 gene encoding cytosolic arginine sensor for mTORC1 subunit 2-like isoform X2, protein MELHILEHSLKVASVAKEGIQACTHGLIKLAFLPSKTRCKFFSLTETPEDYTIIVDEDGFKELPESEYLSVADATWLALNVVSGGGSSTSSQPIGVTKIAKSVIAPLADHNISVFMLSTYQTDYILVRERDLPMVMHTLSSEFTLLRVVNGETVAANSIGVNNGFVKPKIVPRPIIHPLSSPSNMFCVTSLDPDTLPSVATLLMDVMFYSGGAKETEQNEDSGHIRFFSFSLIEGYISLVMDEQTTRRFPNNVLFTSASGELWKMVRIGGQPLGFDECGIVAQISEPLATADIPAYYISTFKFDHALVPEENIQSVIGALRTNESTRQ, encoded by the exons ATGGAGCTACACATTTTAGAGCACAGTTTGAAAGTAGCAAGTGTAGCGAAAGAGGGCATCCAGGCTTGCACTCACGGATTAATCAAACTAGCTTTTCTGCCCTCTAAAACAAG ATGTAAATTCTTTAGTTTAACCGAAACACCAGAGGATTATACCATCATTGTGGATGAAGATGGCTTTAAAG agcTGCCGGAGTCAGAATATCTCAGTGTGGCAGATGCGACGTGGTTAGCTCTCAATGTGGTGTCAGGGGGCGGGAGCTCCACCAGTTCTCAGCCAATAGGTGTAACAAAAATAGCAAAGTCTGTCATCGCCCCGCTGGCTGATCACAACATCTCAGTTTTCATGCTGTCCACCTATCAAACGGATTATATATTG GTCCGTGAGAGGGACCTGCCCATGGTCATGCACACGCTATCTTCAGAGTTCACTCTCCTGAGGGTTGTCAACGGAGAAACGGTTGCTGCCAACAGTATTGGGGTCAACAATGGTTTTGTCAAGCCTAAAATAG TACCTCGGCCGATCATTCACCCTCTTTCCAGCCCCAGTAACATGTTCTGTGTTACCAGCCTGGACCCCGACACGCTGCCCTCGGTGGCCACGCTGCTCATGGACGTCATGTTCTACTCGGGCGG AGCAAAAGAGACTGAGCAGAACGAGGATTCTGGACACATCCGCTTTTTCTCGTTCTCGCTGATCGAAGGGTACATATCTCTGGTCATGGATGAGCAGACAACACGGAG ATTTCCAAACAATGTCCTCTTCACCAGCGCTTCAGGAGAGCTTTGGAAGATGGTTCGCATTGGAGGACAGCCTTTAGGGTTTG ATGAATGTGGCATTGTGGCTCAGATATCTGAACCTCTGGCGACCGCCGACATTCCAGCCTATTATATCAGTACCTTCAAATTTGATCATGCTCTG GTTCCTGAGGAGAATATCCAGAGCGTGATTGGAGCCTTGAGGACCAATGAGAGCACAAGACAGTGA